A section of the Tenrec ecaudatus isolate mTenEca1 chromosome 10, mTenEca1.hap1, whole genome shotgun sequence genome encodes:
- the PRRT1B gene encoding proline rich transmembrane protein 1B isoform X1, which produces MSVPADRNARGGATPADSEDPAFPQLPRRPQLLDEAGEAGEEGAMGPTEGSSGPSHSSGEQAREGALADPPTEASAVTLTQAGASACSQATGEARQEPKLAPGGVPNIGFVGEPPPYAPPDPKAVHLLYPPFPQVPVLFQPGPSPQALYPPPAVGTPLYSTASPSPMPLFSAPTGGAGAFPFPMYNSQMPAPPTVEHRPLPKDYLMESVLVTLFCCLLTGLIAIVYSHETRAALSRGDLAQAEEASRKARSLVLFSLLFGVFVSTSWVIYVVVALYLP; this is translated from the exons ATCGGAACGCGAGAGGAGGTGCCACCCCCGCAGACTCCGAGGACCCAGCGTTCCCGCAGCTCCCTCGCCGGCCACAGCTCCTGGATGAGGCCGGAGAGGCCGGTGAAGAAGGGGCCATGGGGCCTACGGAGGGGAGCAGTGGCCCCAGCCACTCTTCTGGAGAGCAGGCCCGGGAGGGTGCCCTAGCAGACCCCCCAACGGAGGCTTCGGCAGTGACCCTGACCCAGGCGGGAGCCTCTGCCTGTTCCCAGGCCACGGGCGAGGCCAGGCAGGAGCCCAAGCTGGCGCCTGGTGGGGTCCCCAACATTGGCTTTGTGGGCGAGCCCCCACCTTATGCTCCGCCTGACCCCAAAGCAGTGCACTTGCTCTACCCACCCTTCCCCCAGGTGCCCGTGCTGTTCCAGCCAGGGCCATCACCCCAGGCCCTGTACCCACCTCCTGCTGTGGGTACACCCCTCTACTCCACCGCTTCCCCCTCACCAATGCCCCTCTTCTCAGCCCCCACTGGAGGAGCAGGCGCCTTCCCCTTCCCTATG TACAACAGTCAGATGCCAGCCCCCCCCACGGTGGAGCACAGGCCGTTGCCCAAGGACTACCTGATGGAGTCCGTGCTGGTGACCCTCTTCTGCTGCCTGCTTACCGGCCTCATCGCCATCGTCTACTCCCATGAG ACCCGCGCGGCCCTGAGCAGGGGTGACCTGGCCCAGGCCGAGGAGGCGTCCAGGAAGGCCCGCTCGCTCGTGCTCTTCAGCCTGCTCTTCGGGGTCTTCGTGTCCACCAGCTGGGTCATCTACGTGGTGGTGGCGCTCTACCTTCCCTGA
- the PRRT1B gene encoding proline rich transmembrane protein 1B isoform X2: MAADRNARGGATPADSEDPAFPQLPRRPQLLDEAGEAGEEGAMGPTEGSSGPSHSSGEQAREGALADPPTEASAVTLTQAGASACSQATGEARQEPKLAPGGVPNIGFVGEPPPYAPPDPKAVHLLYPPFPQVPVLFQPGPSPQALYPPPAVGTPLYSTASPSPMPLFSAPTGGAGAFPFPMYNSQMPAPPTVEHRPLPKDYLMESVLVTLFCCLLTGLIAIVYSHETRAALSRGDLAQAEEASRKARSLVLFSLLFGVFVSTSWVIYVVVALYLP; encoded by the exons ATCGGAACGCGAGAGGAGGTGCCACCCCCGCAGACTCCGAGGACCCAGCGTTCCCGCAGCTCCCTCGCCGGCCACAGCTCCTGGATGAGGCCGGAGAGGCCGGTGAAGAAGGGGCCATGGGGCCTACGGAGGGGAGCAGTGGCCCCAGCCACTCTTCTGGAGAGCAGGCCCGGGAGGGTGCCCTAGCAGACCCCCCAACGGAGGCTTCGGCAGTGACCCTGACCCAGGCGGGAGCCTCTGCCTGTTCCCAGGCCACGGGCGAGGCCAGGCAGGAGCCCAAGCTGGCGCCTGGTGGGGTCCCCAACATTGGCTTTGTGGGCGAGCCCCCACCTTATGCTCCGCCTGACCCCAAAGCAGTGCACTTGCTCTACCCACCCTTCCCCCAGGTGCCCGTGCTGTTCCAGCCAGGGCCATCACCCCAGGCCCTGTACCCACCTCCTGCTGTGGGTACACCCCTCTACTCCACCGCTTCCCCCTCACCAATGCCCCTCTTCTCAGCCCCCACTGGAGGAGCAGGCGCCTTCCCCTTCCCTATG TACAACAGTCAGATGCCAGCCCCCCCCACGGTGGAGCACAGGCCGTTGCCCAAGGACTACCTGATGGAGTCCGTGCTGGTGACCCTCTTCTGCTGCCTGCTTACCGGCCTCATCGCCATCGTCTACTCCCATGAG ACCCGCGCGGCCCTGAGCAGGGGTGACCTGGCCCAGGCCGAGGAGGCGTCCAGGAAGGCCCGCTCGCTCGTGCTCTTCAGCCTGCTCTTCGGGGTCTTCGTGTCCACCAGCTGGGTCATCTACGTGGTGGTGGCGCTCTACCTTCCCTGA